From one Trifolium pratense cultivar HEN17-A07 linkage group LG1, ARS_RC_1.1, whole genome shotgun sequence genomic stretch:
- the LOC123902662 gene encoding probable 6-phosphogluconolactonase 4, chloroplastic, whose translation MATSTFLSLSCTPQSMLHSKHRSQTQSSTMSPQLGQKYLYNPLRHNVSSPIQVKSKRIHAAGLVKASMNNNKDVHVLSKEHLAVSLAKYVSELSEKYIREKGRFTVVLSPGPVKYLRKLVESPYRESIDWSKWHIFLVDERVVPKTNVDSNYKLANDGFISKVPIPPLNVSTIDDALPADGAADVYETTLRRLVTSNVISTSSQTEFPKFDLMLLDMGPDGHVASLFPGYPALNETKKWVTYLKNAPKPPPERITFTLPVINASSNIAMVVTGAGKADAVYSALEKSPNADKLPIQKVNPEGDIKWFLDKGAASRLYR comes from the exons ATGGCTACTTCCACATTTCTGTCCCTTTCATGCACTCCTCAAAGCATGTTACATTCCAAACATAGGTCACAAACACAATCCTCAACTATGTCACCTCAATTAGGACAAAAATATCTCTATAACCCTCTAAGACACAATGTGTCTTCTCCAATTCAAGTGAAATCTAAGAGAATTCATGCTGCTGGCTTAGTTAAGGCATCAATGAATAACAACAAGGATGTGCATGTGCTAAGCAAGGAACATCTTGCTGTGTCTTTGGCCAAATATGTTTCCGAGCTCTCCGAAAAATACATTCGAGAGAAGGGGCGTTTCACTGTTGTTTTGTCTCCTGGACCCGTCAAGTACCTCAG GAAGCTGGTTGAATCTCCATACCGTGAGTCTattgattggtctaagtggcACATATTTTTGGTGGATGAGAGAGTTGTGCCAAAGACTAATGTAGATAGCAATTACAAACTTGCTAACGATGGATTCATCTCCAAg GTACCAATTCCCCCTCTAAATGTGAGCACAATTGACGATGCCTTACCCGCCGATGGAGCAGCTGATGTTTACGAAACAACTCTTCGACGCTTAGTAACAAGCAATGTGATATCAACATCATCACAAACTGAATTTCCAAAATTTGATCTTATGCTATTAGACATGGGACCCGACGGACATGTAGCTTCTCTATTTCCGGGGTACCCTGCTTTGAACGAAACTAAAAAGTGGGTTACATATCTCAAGAATGCGCCTAAGCCACCACCGGAGAGAATTACTTTTACGTTGCCAGTGATTAATGCTTCTTCGAATATTGCAATGGTTGTGACTGGTGCTGGTAAAGCTGATGCAGTTTACTCTGCACTTGAGAAATCTCCTAATGCTGATAAGCTTCCTATTCAAAAGGTTAATCCTGAAGGAGATATTAAATGGTTCTTGGACAAGGGTGCTGCTTCAAGGCTCTATAGGTAG
- the LOC123881625 gene encoding polycomb group protein FIE1, with translation MVKLFNLGSEPVIGNLNSSKKREYRVTNRLQEGKRPLYAIVFNFIDSRYFNVFATVGGNRVTIYHCLEGGVIAVLQSYVDADKDESFYTVSWACDTDGNPFVVAGGINGVIRVIDAGNEKLHKSFVGHGDSINEIRTQTLKPSLVLSASKDESVRIWNIHTGVCVLIFAGAGGHRNEVLSVDFHPSDICKIATCGMDNTVKIWSMKDFWGYVEKSFTWTDIPSKFPTKYVQFPVFTASVHSNYVDCNRWLGDFILSKSVDNEIVLWEPKVKEQSAGEGTVDILQKYPVPECDIWFIKFSCDFHFNAAAIGNREGKIFVWELQSSPPVLIARLSHVQSKSPIRQTAVSFDGSTILSCCEDGTIWRWDDFSNSEA, from the exons ATGGTGAAGTTGTTTAATTTGGGATCTGAACCAGTGATTGGTAACTTGAATTCTTCAAAGAAAAGAGAGTATAGAGTCACCAATCGCCTCCAAGAGGGCAAGCGTCCTCTATATGCTATTGTTTTCAACTTCATTGACTCCCGCTACTTCAATGTTTTCGCCACTGTTGGTGGCAATCGG GTTACCATTTATCATTGCCTTGAAGGAGGAGTTATTGCTGTATTGCAGTCTTATGTAGATGCAGAT AAGGATGAATCTTTTTATACAGTGAGCTGGGCATGCGATACTGATGGGAATCCATTTGTTGTGGCTGGAGGAATCAATGGTGTAATTCGAGTCATTGATGCTGGCAATGAGAAGTTACACAAG AGTTTTGTTGGCCATGGTGATTCCATAAATGAAATCAGGACTCAAACGTTGAAGCCATCACTCGTGCTATCTGCCAGCAAA GATGAATCTGTTCGGATATGGAATATTCACACCGGAGTATGTGTTTTGATATTTGCTGGAGCTGGAGGACACCGTAATGAAGTTTTAAGTGTT GATTTTCATCCATCAGATATATGTAAGATTGCCACTTGCGGCATGGATAATACTGTAAAGATATGGTCTATGAAGG ACTTCTGGGGCTATGTAGAAAAATCATTCACATGGACAGACATCCCTTCAAAGTTTCCCACAAAATATGTGCAGTTTCCT GTATTCACTGCTTCAGTTCATTCAAATTATGTTGATTGTAATAGATGGTTGGGCGATTTTATCCTCTCAAAG AGTGTTGACAATGAAATTGTCCTGTGGGAGCCAAAAGTGAAGGAACAATCTGCCGGGGAG gGCACAGTCGACATACTTCAGAAATACCCTGTTCCTGAGTGCGATATATGGTTCATCAAATTTTCTTGTGATTTCCATTTCAATGCAGCTGCAATAG GCAATAGGGAAGGGAAAATTTTTGTTTGGGAATTGCAGTCAAGTCCTCCTGTTCTTATTGCAAG GTTGTCGCATGTTCAATCAAAATCTCCAATCAGGCAAACTGCTGTGTCCTTCGATGGAAG TACTATTTTAAGTTGCTGTGAGGATGGGACAATTTGGCGCTGGGATGATTTTTCAAACTCTGAAGCTTAA
- the LOC123902996 gene encoding probable 6-phosphogluconolactonase 4, chloroplastic, with the protein MAFSTILSNSCTLQSSLFCAQKSNPLSLKTSILPNQVGNKIAFQPLRYNKVVSPNRRAGKIEASLKWEKGYKNVEVFSKEHLAVSLAYDVAQLSNKYTKERGAFTVALSGGSLIKYLRKLVESPYAETIDWAKWHVFWVDERVVPKDHLESNYKLASDGFLSKVPIPNLNVYSIDDSLPPDGAADVYETTLRRLVTSNVIASTNGLPKFDLMLLGMGPDGHVASLFPGHPLLNEDKKWVTFLNDSPKPPPERITFTFPVINASSNVAMVVTGAGKSTAVYTALEDDKKTVVLPVEKVSPIEGELKWYLDKGAASKLFKE; encoded by the exons ATGGCCTTCTCAACAATTTTGTCTAATTCATGTACTCTCCAAAGTAGTTTATTTTGTGCACAAAAATCAAATCCACTATCACTAAAGACATCAATTTTACCAAATCAAGTTGGGAACAAAATTGCTTTTCAACCTCTAAGGTATAATAAAGTGGTTTCACCAAATAGACGTGCTGGAAAAATTGAGGCATCACTTAAGTGGGAAAAGGGGTATAAGAATGTTGAAGTTTTTAGTAAGGAACATCTTGCTGTGTCATTGGCTTATGATGTTGCTCAACTTTCTAACAAATATACCAAAGAAAGAGGTGCTTTCACTGTTGCTTTGTctggtggatcattgatcaagTACCTTAG GAAATTGGTTGAATCTCCATATGCTGAAACCATAGATTGGGCAAAATGGCATGTTTTCTGGGTTGATGAGAGAGTCGTCCCAAAGGATCATTTAGAAAGTAACTATAAGCTTGCCAGTGATGGATTTCTCTCCAAG GTTCCAATTCCTAATCTCAATGTTTATTCTATTGATGATTCCCTACCACCTGATGGAGCAGCTGATGTTTATGAAACAACCCTAAGACGCTTGGTTACAAGCAATGTGATAGCATCAACCAATGGATTACCAAAATTTGATCTCATGCTCCTAGGTATGGGTCCAGATGGACATGTTGCATCTTTATTCCCAGGGCATCCTCTTCTCAATGAGGATAAAAAATGGGTTACTTTCCTCAATGACTCACCAAAACCACCACCAGAGAGAATCACTTTCACATTTCCTGTGATCAACGCTTCTTCCAATGTCGCAATGGTTGTTACCGGTGCAGGTAAATCGACTGCAGTTTACACTGCACTTGAGGATGATAAGAAAACTGTTGTGTTGCCTGTTGAAAAGGTTTCACCTATTGAAGGGGAATTGAAATGGTACTTGGACAAAGGTGCTGCTTCAAAATTGTTTAAGGAGTAG
- the LOC123885112 gene encoding probable protein phosphatase 2C 8, protein MKDTKRHSSESTLRRVDSVEAVTKLENVHRRRLKIRRMKYSCQTKIHVGNDTGSGTVTENERREIHESVEISLSLATSSSSEEEDRSSKRNGSEVLSYGSVSTIGTRKEMEDAVSVEIGFAVKDSEKCDFFGVYDGHGGAQVAEACKERFHQVVAEEVERCGKDDEWDWERVMEGCFGKMDSEVAGDAAVRTVGSTAVVAVVSTTEIVVANCGDSRAVMGRAGEAVDLSTDHKPDRPDELMRIEEVGGRVINWNGHRVLGVLATSRSIGDQYLRPYVISKPEVTVTKRTIDDEFLILASDGLWGVISSELACQIARKCFKGQIRRVCHGVGNQSSRAAEAATLLSEIALAKGSRDNTSVIVVDLRGTLTSS, encoded by the exons ATGAAAGACACGAAACGACACTCGTCGGAATCGACTCTCCGACGTGTGGATTCTGTTGAGGCAGTTACGAAATTGGAGAATGTTCACCGGAGGAGGTTGAAAATCCGGAGAATGAAGTATAGTTGTCAAACGAAGATCCACGTCGGAAATGACACCGGCAGTGGTACGGTGACGGAGAATGAGCGACGAGAGATTCATGAATCGGTTGAGATATCGCTATCTTTAGCAACTTCCTCATCATCGGAGGAGGAAGATCGGAGCTCAAAGCGAAATGGATCAGAAGTTCTATCGTACGGTTCGGTGTCTACGATAGgcactaggaaggaaatggagGATGCGGTGAGTGTGGAGATAGGTTTTGCGGTTAAGGATAGTGAGAAGTGTGATTTTTTCGGTGTTTATGACGGTCACGGCGGAGCTCAGGTTGCAGAGGCGTGTAAGGAGAGGTTTCATCAGGTTGTGGCGGAGGAGGTGGAGAGATGTGGGAAGGATGATGAATGGGATTGGGAAAGAGTGATGGAAGGGTGTTTTGGTAAAATGGATAGTGAGGTGGCAGGTGATGCAGCTGTTAGGACTGTGGGGTCCACTGCTGTTGTGGCAGTTGTTTCCACGACCGAGATTGTTGTCGCAAATTGTGGCGATTCTAGAGCGGTTATGGGAAGAGCCGGCGAAGCTGTGGACTTGTCTACTGATCATAAA CCGGACAGGCCTGATGAGTTGATGCGCATAGAAGAAGTTGGTGGAAGGGTCATAAACTGGAATGGCCATCGTGTTCTTGGCGTTCTTGCCACTTCCCGATCTATAg GAGATCAATATCTTCGACCATATGTAATATCGAAACCTGAAGTCACTGTGACAAAGCGAACCATCGATGATGAATTTCTCATACTAGCAAGTGATGGCTTGTGGGGTGTCATATCTAGTGAACTTGCTTGCCAAATTGCAAGAAAATGCTTCAAAGGCCAAATTAGGAGAGTTTGTCATGGGGTTGGTAATCAAAGTAGTCGTGCTGCTGAAGCTGCAACACTATTATCTGAGATAGCATTGGCAAAGGGTAGCAGAGACAATACCAGTGTCATAGTAGTTGACCTAAGAGGAACATTAACATCTAGTTGA